A stretch of Podospora bellae-mahoneyi strain CBS 112042 chromosome 5, whole genome shotgun sequence DNA encodes these proteins:
- a CDS encoding hypothetical protein (EggNog:ENOG503P4TT) produces MVHIKYGPNVPGMMFPQIQHPGATTGLDANNNPYVYISGLHGSGRLPQPPPLTHPGFPAANLINSTGGAGAEPGFNYFFPAEHADVIVLQSAVAPWKLTKGYTRLDYWTVKVPGNITMGELLAGLGVSSGNGGLYVVYQQGNGKWEHQESVTGVDGRLMRRSVREMGWCRRGREGKVRRTYIWVQRV; encoded by the exons ATGGTCCATATCAAGTACGGTCCGAACGTCCCCGGCATGATGT TTCCGCAGATTCAGCACCCCGGCGCCACAACCGGCCTCGACGCGAACAACAACCCCTACGTGTATATTTCCGGCCTCCACGGCTCCGGACGCCTCCCCCAGCCGCCTCCTCTCACTCACCCTGGCTTCCCTGCCGCGAACCTCATCAACTCCaccggtggtgctggtgctgagcCTGGGTTCAACTACTTCTTTCCTGCCGAGCACGCCGATGTTATTGTGCTGCAGAGTGCGGTTGCGCCCTGGAAGTTGACGAAGGGGTATACTCGGTTGGACTATTGGACTGTTAAGGTGCCGGGGAATATTACCATGGGGGAGTTGCTGGCTGGATTAGGGGTGAGCAGCGGGAATGGGGGGTTGTATGTTGTTTATCAGCAGGGGAATGGGAAGTGGGAGCATCAGGAGAGTGTGacgggggtggatgggaggttgatgaggcggagtgtgagggagatggggtggtgcaggaggggcagggaggggaaggtaaGGAGGACTTACATTTGGGTTCAGAGGGTTTAA
- a CDS encoding hypothetical protein (EggNog:ENOG503NZAB; COG:Q), with amino-acid sequence MLLDQSHLNGSSLVVVTSAGLAFYGLALTIYRIWFHLLAGFPGPKLAAATGWYQTYYEVMTYGKLSFKLAELHTRYGPIVQFSPWELSIRDPGFYQNSHVHGSVRRTEVSLQQRTALGFDGSHMFIESHELHRLRQKPLEPFFSRRAVEFKEDLIVQKAQFIVARIGEWIGNSTPLQLELAYFAYVTDVVGEILFGGENPSLLEHSEFAPD; translated from the exons ATGCTTTTAGACCAGAGCCATCTTAACGGGTCAtcccttgttgttgtcaccTCTGCAGGACTAGCTTTCTACGGTCTTGCACTGACTATCTACCGCATTTGGTTTCATCTACTTGCTGGCTTTCCTGGTCCAAAGCTGGCCGCTGCAACAGGGTGGTACCAGACATATTACGAGGTTATGACCTACGGAAAGCTTTCTTTCAAGCTTGCAGAACTGCATACAAGATATG GACCAATCGTGCAATTTAGTCCTTGGGAACTCTCCATCAGAGACCCGGGGTTCTACCAAAACAGTCATGTCCACGGTTCTGTTCGCCGTACTGAGGTCAGTTTGCAACAAAGAACGGCACTCGGCTTTGACGGCTCTCACATGTTTATAGAGTCTCATGAGCTACACCGCTTACGACAGAAGCCCCTCGAACCATTCTTTTCTCGTCGTGCAGTTGAGTTCAAAGAAGACCTGATTGTTCAGAAGGCACAATTTATTGTTGCTCGCATAGGAGAGTGGATTGGCAATAGCACACCTTTGCAACTGGAGCTTGCTTATTTTGCTTATGTCACggatgttgttggggagaTTCTCTTCGGGGGTGAGAACCCGAGTTTGTTGGAACACAGCGAGTTCGCACCTGATTGA
- the AVO2 gene encoding Target of rapamycin complex 2 subunit avo2 (EggNog:ENOG503P2K8; COG:S), translating to MFIKSPQLPTPKARADHIDPSIRLRRAIRSNDHLLVARILKSHPHLLHNPDPDERFGLSNSNLHLAASLGHLQICRLLISLGHERTRTADNNPTDDDDNITPSLNDNHQTPLMLASAAGHTEVVHCLCEFHPAGIVRQDIRGRDAIMEASLHGHDTVVQLLLTYAPGGAESALRNADLDGNTALHFASSNGNLLVLRTLLAAGADPRRTNVWLWTAEAYSATVQAEVYLKGLVVEVERRRGLRAQETTPQQESPKRIREGVGVMDASPKKEVVVGKGSPRKGFSLGFMGGGVRLVRDGVGD from the exons ATGTTCATCAAGTCACCACAGCTGCCCACGCCCAAAGCGCGAGCTGACCAT ATCGACCCCTccatccgcctccgccgAGCAATCCGCTCCAATGaccacctcctcgtcgcccGCATTCTCAAATCCcaccctcatctcctccacaaccccgaCCCAGACGAACGCTTCGGCCTGTCCAactccaacctccacctcgccgCCTCATTGGGCCATCTACAAATATGCCGATTGCTGATATCCCTCGGCCACGAACGAACCAGAACAGCCGATAACAACCCCACCGATGACGACGATAACATCACACCATCACTGAATGACAACCATCAGACACCACTCATGCTCGCTTCTGCCGCCGGCCACACAGAAGTAGTCCACTGCCTATGCGAATTCCACCCAGCGGGTATCGTCAGGCAGGATATACGAGGACGGGACGCAATCATGGAAGCTTCACTACATGGGCACGACACAGTTGTTCAGTTGCTGCTAACGTACGCGCCTGGTGGAGCGGAGAGTGCCTTGAGAAACGCTGATTTGGATGGGAATACCGCGTTGCATTTTGCGAGTAGTAATGGGAATTTGTTGGTATTGAGGACGTTActggcggcgggggcggATCCGAGAAGGACCAATGTTTGGTTGTGGACGGCCGAGGCGTACAGTGCTACTGTGCAGGCGGAGGTGTAtctgaaggggttggtggtggaggtggagaggaggagggggttgagggcaCAGGAGACGACACCACAACAAGAAAGTCCCAAGAGGAttagggagggggttggggttatgGATGCCAGCccgaagaaggaggtggtggtgggcaaggGGAGCCCGAGAAAGGGGTTTAGCTTAGGTTTTATGGGCGGTGGGGTtaggttggtgagggatggggttggggattgA
- a CDS encoding hypothetical protein (EggNog:ENOG503PYIE), which translates to MALTSIRIHTSNSSFEAIYLSTSFPFSNHTCEVSSLMLSQTNSFPFAISFENMSSSPAQSYKPPTELRLKIHRAVWDPRTVVLSYGKQTTPPITLSINYEARQETLKHYHRYT; encoded by the coding sequence ATGGCTTTGACTTCGATCCGCATCCACACTTCAAACTCTTCTTTCGAGGCCATATATTTGAGCacttcttttcccttttccaaTCACACTTGCGAGGTGTCCTCTCTCATGTTATCGCAAACTAACAGTTTTCCATTCGCCATATCATTCGAAAATATGTCATCCTCGCCAGCGCAGTCTTACAAGCCCCCGACTGAGCTTCGATTGAAAATTCATCGAGCAGTGTGGGATCCCAGAACGGTCGTCCTCTCGTACGGCAAGCAAACAACACCTCCGATCACACTCTCCATCAACTATGAGGCGCGCCAGGAGACGCTCAAGCACTACCACCGCTATACCTGA